The Neisseria animaloris genome segment GCAAGCCCGTATTGAACGTGATGCAGAAAGGCACGATCACCACCGTACACGGCCGTACTTTGGCAGCCGCCGACAATGCCGTCCGAAGCAGCCAAGTCATCAACCGTATTGTCGATGATTTCCGACAATACGGCTTTACCGATCCGCAGACCGGCATTACCGTCAAATACAACCTGTTTGTGCCGAAAAACTATAATCCGCAAAAAACCTACCCATTAGTGCTGTTCCTCCACGATGCAGGCGTAAACGGCAGCGACACGCAAACGGCTTTACGGCAGGGTTTGGGAGCTGTGGTATGGGCTTCTCCCGAAGAGCAGGAAAAACACTCCGCTTTCGTATTGGCACCGCAATTCGACTATTCCGTTGCCAACGTTCGGCACCAAACCGCCCTTATTCCTGCAGCTATTGCCAACCTGATTAAACATCTGGAAACCGAATACCGCATCAACCCCGCCCGACGTTACGTTACCGGCCAATCCGACGGCGCTACGCTGGCTATGGTGATGAACATCAAATATCCCGATTTGTTTGCCGCCTCTTACCTTGTGGCCGGAAAATGGGATGCCGCACCGGTTATACCGCCGCTTAATCACAAAATGTGGATTACCGTTGCCGAAAGCGATGAAAAAGCCCACCCGGGTATGAGTGCCGTTACCGCAAATTTGGAAAACCACGGTGCAAAAGTAGCCCGCGCGACATGGAGTGGTTTTGCCACCCCCGTCGAACTCAATGCTGCGGCCA includes the following:
- a CDS encoding alpha/beta hydrolase-fold protein, translated to MKKIITVLAAASLTASLSACQSLLPSADSNRHIRNITAVTEVFGDGQKITSAIIQYDTPINGASLSTNDYSVSGRTVTHVYASDTTETGQPKNNGEYVVIELSPADEDAVAFGREGRDIIRRKPVLNVMQKGTITTVHGRTLAAADNAVRSSQVINRIVDDFRQYGFTDPQTGITVKYNLFVPKNYNPQKTYPLVLFLHDAGVNGSDTQTALRQGLGAVVWASPEEQEKHSAFVLAPQFDYSVANVRHQTALIPAAIANLIKHLETEYRINPARRYVTGQSDGATLAMVMNIKYPDLFAASYLVAGKWDAAPVIPPLNHKMWITVAESDEKAHPGMSAVTANLENHGAKVARATWSGFATPVELNAAAKAMHAQDADIRYVALRQGAPAPEGQNGDSYANHMNTWRIAYGIANIRDWLFEQYK